GAATCGTCAGATGCTTAAACAATTCCTGATCGCCCTGGCGCTGTTCCTGCTCGGTTACTTTAGCTTTAATCACTGAAGGCGCTTGATAAATCGTCTGGTGTGGCTGACCAAGACCTCAATGCCTGGTCAGCTGTATTTTGTCAGTTCAGGGTTTTCAGATAATCCCTGATCCCCGCCAGCAGCATTTCGACCGACATCGCCGTCAGTATCAAGCCCATCAGGCGTTCGAAGGCTGTCATCGCGCGCACACCCAGTACTTTTTGCATGCGTTCTGCGCTCAACAATACCACCAGCCAGACTATTGCAACGGCAGTCAATGCCGCCAGATGTACCACCATGTCCTGACGGCTATCGGATGAAAACAGCAAGACTGTTGCCAGCGCAGACGGGCCAGCCAGGGCTGGTATTGCCAATGGCACGATAAAGGGTTCGTGACCATCTTCCACATCGCCAAAAATACCACCTTCCTGCGGGAACACCATGCGCAAGGCGATAAGGAACAGGATCACGCCGCCACCTATGCGCAAGGACACTTCGGTCAATTGCAGCGCAGTGAGGAAGTGTTTGCCAAAGAACATGAACAGCAAAAGCAGGCCAAAGGCTATCGCGCATTCGCGCACGACGACCCGCCAGCGCCGCTCGGGCGCAACATGGGACAGGGCGCTGACAAAGATGGGGACGTTGCCAAACGGGTCGGTGACCAGTATCAGCAACATCAGGGATTGGAAAAAATCTTGAGTCATGAAGACCTTGTTTGAAAAATGAGACCTGGGGCTTTGGTGTTTTAGATTAATGCCAGCGTCGCTTTGACGGCCGCTTCTATGCCAGTGGCAGCTTCAGCAATGTTTTCTGCCAGCATATAGGCTGGTGTGCTGACAACTTTTCTTTGCTTGTCGATGACAAATTCTTTGACCGGGCAATTGATGTGCTGCCCGCCCATGGCTGTGACAGCGCTTGCTGTGCCTTCATCTGTGCCTATGGTGACGGCAACACCATTGCCGTAGATGTGGGGCATCATGGCGGGAGCGATGCAGATGTAACACGCTGGTTTGCCTGCATCAGCGATGGCTTTGGCAAAACGCAATACATCTGGCTGTATCTGGCAGTCCGCTCCTTTGCTGGCAAAGTCAGACAGGTTTTTGGCGGCACCAAAACCACCAGGGAAAAATACTGCGGCATAATCATTGGCATTGGCCAGCGCGATGTCCTTGATTTTGCCACGGGCAATGCGGGCAGACTCTACCAATACATTGCGGCTTTCACCTTCAGCGACCAGGCCAGTAAGGTGATTGACAACATGGGCTTGCGGGATATCGGGTGCCAGGAATTCAGGTTCTGCACCGGCTCTGACGAGAGCCAGCATAGTCAGCACACTCTCGTGAATTTCAGCGCCATCGAAGACGCCACAACCGGAAAGAACGACGGCTACTTTCATGATGTACCTTTATATTTGTGAGGGATAGACAGAAAGCAGCCAATTTTCCCGCTGAAGCCTGTAGGCTGTCAACAAAGTCCCTCTGTTTCTGGAAAAATAGAGGGCAAAATAGAGTAAGGCCACCAACGCAGTAAACAAAAAAACATTTACTATTAGCCGGGGAAAATGCGAACGCTCGTTTTATTATAAGAGTGCCAAGCTCTCAAGCAAGATTTTCCTGAAAACAAGAGTACATATATATGTCAGTAATAAAGATGGAAGGCAAAGAGCGCCCGGACACACCCTGTGTTGCTGTTTGCTCAACAACATTTGATGATGTCTGTCGTGGCTGTGGCCGCACTGTGGCTGAGGTGGCAGAGTGGGTGTTCATGACGGCAGAACAAAAGGAAATCGTTTGGACCAGGATATTGGCAGAAGGTTATCCAAGACGGAATACATAAGCACGCCAAATATATAAGAAATAATGTGAAGGCGGCAAAAATAAGGGAGACAGCGCATGTCGCAGCAAAAAAAATCAGGACGCCGCCGCTTCATCCTGGGTGGCTTGGGCTTGACGGGTGCATTGCTGGTGGGGTGGGGCGTCGTGCCGCCGCGCCAGCGACTGAACACCAGTACACCCTTGCCGGTATCAAATGGCGAAGTTGCCATGAATGGCTGGATCAAGATTGCGCAAGATGGCACAGTCAGTGTTGCCATGCACAGGAGCGAGATGGGGCAGGGCATACACACTGCCTTGCAAATGTTGGTAGCCGAAGAGCTGGATGTGCCCATGAGCATGGTCAGGCCCATGTATGTGCCCGCTGACAAAATCTATGGAAACATGGCCGCATTGGCTGATGGCCTGCCTTTTCACCCGGATGATCACGGTAGCCTCAAGCGCACCGCGCAATGGGTGACGCTCAAGTTTGCCCGCGAACTGGGTTTGCAAATGACCGGCGGCTCTTCCAGCGTCAAAGATGCCTGGCAACCTATGCGTGAAGCGGGTGCTACGGCCCGCGCCATGCTTATTGCCGCAGCAGCAAAAAAATGGAATGTGGCTGCGACAGAATGTACAACCAAGGATGGCGTGGTCAGCCATTCAACCGGCAAGCACGCCAGCTATGCTGAGCTGGCTGCCGATGCTGTCAACAGCAAACCTGGCGAGATACAACTCAAGCGTCCGCAAGATTTCAAAATCATAGGCCAGCCGCAGCTGCGTACTGATGCCGTCCCCAAAGGCGATGGCAGCGCCCAGTTTGGTATTGATGCGCGACCAGAAGGCATGGTGTATGCCGCCATCAAACAAAGCCCGACCATAGGTGGTCGCATCAAGTCTTTTGATGCCGCTGCAGTCAAGTCCATGCCCGGCGTTATGCAGGTCATTGATTTTTCCATGGAAGGGGCGGTTGCAGGTGTTGCCGTGGTGGCTCAGTCTTATTGGCAAGCCAGACAGGCACTGGATAAATTGCCCATCACTTGGGATGCGGGTGAGAATGCGCAACTCTCTACAGAAAGTATTTTTAAGGACTTTGCCAGTAAACTCGATAGTGAATCTGGTTTTGCCTATCACAACACCGGAGATGTCGAAGAAACCTTGGCTGGCAAGGGCGTAACAAAAACCGTGGAGGCAGAATATCGTGCGCCGTTTCTTGCACATGCAGCGATGGAGCCTATCAATTGCACCGCACAGCTCAAGGATGGCAAGCTGCAAATTTGGGTTTCTACTCAAGTACCTGGCGTGGCAGCAGATGTAGCTGCTAAAGTCACCAAGCTTAAATCTGAAGATGTCACTCTGCACATGGCCTATCTGGGTGGTGGTTTTGGCCGCAGGCTGGAAGTAGATATGGTCGCGCAAGCCGCGCGTGTTGCCTTGGAATCCAGGGGTGCTCCGGTCAAGCTGATCTGGAGCCGGGAAGAAGATACTACGCACGACATGTATCGCCCGGCCGCCCTGGCACGCTTCAGGGCAGGGCTGGATAGTGCGGGCAAATTGCTGGCTTATGACAACAAGTCCGTGTCGGGTTCAATTACCCATCAGGTATTGGCGCGCACCTTTGGTTTGATGGGGGCAGGTCCTGATAAAACCACGGCAGAAGGTGAATTTGACATGCCGTACGAAATCCCGCATCAGCGTATCCGGCATGTCATTGCTCCAAGCCCGGTGGCGCTGGGTTTCTGGCGCTCAGTAGGCCATTCACACAATGCCTTTTTTAAAGAGAGTTTTATCGATGAACTTGCCCACGCAGCCAAGCAGGATAGCCTGATATTTCGCCGTGGTTTGTTGAAAGAGCATCCACGTCACCTTGCCGTGTTGGATGCCGCAGTACAAAAAGCAGGCAAGCCAGCAGAGGGTAGAGCGCATGGCCTGGCATTGCATGAATCCTTTGGCAGTATAGTCGCCCAGATAGCTGAGGTCTCGGTGCAGGGTGGCCAAATCCGGGTGCACAAGGTCACTTGTGCTGTGGATTGCGGTATCGCGGTTAATCCCAATATCATTGCCCAGCAAATGGAGTCTGCCGTGGTATTTGGTCTCAGTGCCGCCCTGTATGGCGAGATCACGATCAAGGACGGCAAGGTCATGCAGAGTAACTTCAACGACTATCAGGTCTTGCGCATCAATGAGGCACCAGAAGTCGAAACTGTCATCATCAAGAGTGCAGAGCCTCCGCAGGGAATAGGTGAGCCAGGGGTTCCGCCAATTGCCCCGGCCGTTGCCAATGCGGTATTTATACTAACGGGCAAACGTCTGCGTAGTCTGCCGCTGAAATTGAGTTGACACATACTGGTGGTAGTATGAGGTGCAATTCAACAGAATTCATACATATTAATTTCCAATTTTGTGTTTAAATATTGTCTTCAAGGCATTTTTTGTTACTATTCGATACAGAAAGTGGCCCCAGGGATAATCTCAGGATTTATACTGCGTCAGCGTGCAGCTAGTATGTACGCCACGCATTTTTTTATTTTTAGAGTTTTTATTTTTTAGAATTACGCCATGCTTAATTTTTCAGTTCCTTCAGTTTCATTACGTGCAGGCAAGGCCAGGAATTCCCAGCGCGGTTTTACCCTGATCGAGATCATGGTGGTTGTGACCATCATCGCCATTTTGGGCGCATTCATGGTGCCTAGGCTGACGGGTTTTACCCATGAAGCCAGGGTGACTGCAGCCAAGCAGGATATTTCCACCATCATGGGTGCACTGAAGATGTACAAATTGCATAACCAGCGCTACCCGACTACGGAGCAGGGTTTGCAGGCACTGATAGAAAAACCAACGTCTGGCCCTGCAGCAAATGCATGGCAGACGGGTGGCTATATAGAAAAACTGCGCAATGACCCATGGGGCAAGCCATATCAATATCTTTCGCCTGGTATCAGAGGTGATGTTGATGTATTTTCTCTGGGTGCTGATGGCCAGCCCGGCGGCAGCGGAGAAGATGCCGATATAGGCTCCTGGGACTTATAAGAAACAAACATGAAGATGAAGCATGGGCAGCAAGGTTTTACCTTGCTGGAGTTATTGGTGGTGTTAGTCATTTTTGGCCTCATTCTGGGGGCCATCAGTATTAACGCCATGCCGGGCGAGCAGCAACGCCTGGAAAATGACGCCAAGCGTATTTCCCTGCTTTTGCAACTTGCCCGTGATGAAGCGATCGTGCGCAATTTGCCGGTGGCTTTTGAGGTGGATCAGAATGGTTATCGCTTTCTGGTCAGGGAAGACAGAATCTGGTCTCCTATCAAGGACGACATGCTGCGCGAACGGTTTTTTCAAACTGCGCCAGTGGAATTATCCATGCAGCCCCAAGCGGCAGACAGCTCGGTGATCAGGATACTGTTTGGCCGTGAACCCGTCGATAAACCCTTTGTGCTCACCATCAAGTCCAATGACAAACATGTCAGTGTACGGGCCGACGGTATAGGTCATTTTTCAGTGGAATAAGATGCATAAGATGCCGCGCTTGCGCTCACAATCTGGATTTACCTTGCTGGAAGTACTGGTGGCACTGGTCATCGTCGGTACTGCCCTGGGTGCGAGCTTGCGTGCAGTGGGTAGCCTGACGCAAAACAGCAGCAGCTTGCGCGCTTCCATGATGGCGACCTGGTCGGCTGAGAACCGTTTGGCACAAATACGTCTGGCGCATGAGTGGCCCGCCTTTGGTGAACGTACCTTTGCCTGCCCGCAAGGCGACTTGCACCTGATGTGCGAAGAGCATGTCATTGCCACTCCCAATCCTTCTTTCAGAAGAGTTGAAGTGTTTGTGTATGAAGCAGACAGCCCTGAGCGCCGCATCATCAAGCTGACGCAGGTGGTGCCGAATGCACTTTAAATGTAAACCATACCGGAAAGACCGTACAGCCAATTTGCCACAGTCCGGTTTTACCCTCATAGAGCTCTTGGTAGCGATTACCATATTGGCGATTATTGCCGTGCTCGGCTGGCGTGGCCTCGATAGTATTGTCCGCGCCCGGACCGTGCTGGCCGAGGAAATGGAGCAGACACGCGGCATACAACTGGCGTTTGCCCAATTGGAGAATGATTGCGCCCATATTGTCGATGCCAGTAATTTGCCGGGTCGCGAAGTTTTCAGCGCCCAAGGGCCGAGATTGGCATTGGTGCGCACTGTATTTGAAGAGAATCAACCCACCCGCTTGCAAGTTGTCGTCTACAGCGTGCGTGGTGGCGTACTTGGCAGGCGCGAAATGCTGCCCACCCGTGAACTGGCAGTGCTGGAGCATGATTGGCAAAATGCCATGTCTGATGCCGAGACTACGCCCTCGATCGGCTTGCAGACCCAGGTGACAGGGTTTGAAATGCGCACTTGGAAAGAAGGTGAAAATGGCTGGCGTGCCGGTGGCAGCGAAGCTGGTGCGAATCCCACGCCAGCAGCGCCAGGCATTCCAAGCAGAGCCGGTAAATTGACCGGGCTGGAAATTGCCGTGCAGCTATCGGGCCGTGAGCTGCCTGTCACCAAAGTATTCTTGCTGGGCGCGGTATGAACTCAAAAAATACCCGCCAACAGCGTGGCGTAGCTGTGATTACTGCCTTGTTGCTGACAACCCTTGCTATCACCATTGTTGCCAGCCTGTTCTGGCAACAGCAAGTACAGGTCAGGTCGATAGAAAACCAGCGCATGCAATTGCAAAAGAAATGGATATTGCGCGGGGCGATAGACTGGGCAAGACTGATATTGCGTGAAGACGGCAAGCAGTCTGCCAATGTCGATCACCTGGGAGAGCCATGGGCTGTCAAGCTGGCAGATACCCGCCTTGATCAATATGTGGAAAATGCCAAGACTGAAAATGAAGATAGCGATGCCACGCTGTCAGGCCAGGTCGTTGATGCGCAAGGAATGTATAACCTGAATAATCTGGCGACAGATGGCAATGTGGATGCACGTGAGGTGGCCGTGTTCAGCCGTCTGCTGGTGAATTTGCGTTTTGATGGGCAACTCGCAGAAGCTGTTGCAGATATGGTGGCAAGGACACAAACCCGGGCGATTGCTGCGCCAGGTTCTTCTTCCGCTGAAACAGGGGCAGGAAAAAGCACCTCCGATTCCGTGCAACCTGAAGTACAATTCCTGCGCTTTACTCAAGTAGATGATTTGCTGGCAATTAATGGATTTACGCCGGAGATGGTGGAGAAGCTGAAAGGCTTTGTCACGGTGTTGCCAGGCAAGACCAGTATTAATGTCAATACGACATTTGCCGAAGTGCTGGCTGCCAGAATTGACGGACTTAGCGTGGGTGATGCTGCCGCCATGATCGCCAGTCGCGACCGTGCGTACTTTCGCACGATGGCAGAATTCAAGTCGCGCTTTGAAGACAGGCTCAAAACACTGACGGACAAGGATGTGGATGTCGCCACCAGATACTTCATCGTCAATGGCAAGGTCAAAATGAATCGTTCGGCACTGGATGTCAGTGCATTGATAGAGCGTGCCGATAATATAGGGTCAACGGCAATGACAACAACGGTGCTTTGGGTACGGGAAAATTAAATAAAAATGGCAAGCACACTGTATATCTCTTTGCCCTCCAGAGTGGCGGCACAACACAGGCCAGACTGGTCTGCGCAAGCATTGGCTTTCGCCTTGATATCGGCAGAAGGCCGCCTGCAACAGCAAGGGCATTCCAGCCTCGCCGATTTAAAAGCGCTGGCGATCAGCGCAAAACAGGTGGCTTTTATCCTGGCTGCCAGTGACACCAGTTTGCTGAAAACCAAAGTGCCACCGATGTCGGCAGCCAGGTTGAAACAGGCATTGCCGAATTTGCTCGAAGATCAGTTGATTACCGATCCTTCAGACCTGGTGCTGGTCGGTGGTGATGTGCAGGATGGAGAAGTCACTGTTGCCGTCACGGATAAAGCCTGGCTTGAAGGCTTGGCCAAACGGGTAAAAGACTGGCCGACCAGGAAATTTTCTGCCTATCCAGCACAATTGTCGCTTGCCTATGATGAGGCCAGCCAGACTGCCTCAGCCCTGATAGAAGAGAAAGATGAGGGACTGGAGCTGAGCCTGCGTGACGGTGTTCAGCATGGCCTGGGCCTGAGCCTTGAAAGTGCAGGCATGGGCGATGCGCTTTCCATGCTGGCGCAATTGAGCAATAGCACCAAAGTTGCTGCTTATGTTCCGGCAACTGCAATCGAAGCATGTCAACTGGCATTGAAGTCAGATGGCCTGGAAGACAAGATAGAAATCTTGCCAGTAAGCTGGGTCAACCGGGTAGCGGGTATCAATACCAATACGCCCGACCTGATGACAGGCGTGGCGGCAGAACACATGGCCAGTTTTGACTGGAGCAAATGGCGCTGGCCGCTACGTTTGGCAATAGCCTTGGCGGTAGTCAATTTGCTGGCGCTGAATATTGAATGGTTCAATCTGAGGCGTGAAGAAAAAGATCAGAAGAGTGCCTTGTTGCAGGTATTCCGTAATACCTATCCAAAAGAAACCGTCATTTCTGACCCGTTGAAACAGATGCAACAAAAAATCAACATATCAAAACGGGCAGCCGGACAGTTTGCAATCAATGACTTTGCCGTGATTGCAGCGCAATTCTCGCAAGTATGGGACAGGGTCGGCGTGCCTGGTGGTGTGGCGTCCATAGAATACAAAGACAGGTCATTGTTCGTCAGAATCAAACCGAATGTGCAAGTGCCGATGGATGCCTTGCGTTCTGCACTGGGCGAGCAATCCATGAAAATCACTACCGCATCAGATGGTGCTTTGCGTGTTTCCACCGGGGGTAAAGAATAATGTTCAGTGCAATAAGAGAACAGTTCAATTTCTTTTGGCAGTCCAGGGTAGAGCGCGAGCGCAAAATGCTGATCATTTGTGCCTTGTTCATTATTGCTGCCATAGTCTATGGTTTTTTTCTTGCTCCTGCCTTGAACGGCCGCAAGCAATTGAGTATTGCATTGCCTGTCTTGAATCAGCAATTGGCAGAAATTACCGAGTTAAGCAAACAGCAGGCCGGCTTGACTGCCAATTTGTCTGAATTTGTTGCGCCTGTGAGCCGCGAGCAAATAGAGGCGGTGTTGGGGCGGCGTGGTATCAAGGTGCAAACTGTCGCAGTCAGTGATGATCTGGTACGTTTGCAAATTCCAACTGCTTCTTATGCAAGTTTGATGGAATGTCTGGTGGAAATGCAAAAAGCCTCAAGACTGACCGTGGAAGAAGCAAAGCTGGTGTCCCTGCTCGAAAGTGGTCAGGTAAGTGCGACCCTGACTTTGCGGCAGCAAAGAAGTTCTACCTGAGGCCGGAATACAGCGATGTTAATCACCCGGCGTTTGACGTGGATACTGACAGCATTGATCAGTGTCATTTTGACTGTAGTTGTGTTTTTGCCTGCCAGTTGGCTGGGCTTTGCGCTTGAAAGACAAAGCCAGGGCAGGTTGAGTCTGGGCGATGTGCAAGGCAGTTTCTGGCAAGGCTCGGCATTTGTGGGTGTGGCAGCAGGTAAAGTCGGGCCGGTGACGCCTTTGTTCCCCGGGCGGTTTCAGTGGCGAATTTCGCCTTTGCTGATGTTGGGGCAAATCAAGGTTGAGCTGGAAAATTCTGCGGCCTTGTCTGCCCCTGTCAAGATTGCAGGTAACTTCAGTCAGTGGCAAGTCAGTCCGTCGGTGTTGTTGTTGCCGCCAGAGCGGCTGGAAGGTTTGGGGGCTCCTTTGAATACCGTAGGGCCTACCGGTTTATTGCATTTGTCCTGGAATGAGTTGCTGTTTTCGCGCAAGAATGCGCAACTGAGTATGACGGGGCATATGCAACTGGAGCTGGCAGAAATGGCATCACGCCTGTCGCCTATCAAGCCTCTGGGTAGTTACCAGATGGCGTTTGATTTGCGCGGAACAGAAGCAGATATGCAGTTGTTGACGATGAAGGGCCCGATGATGCTGGCAGGAAGTGGGAAGATGACAAATGGTCGTTTCCAATTTTCTGGCAAGGCATGGGCAGAGGCAGGGCAAGAAGCAAGGCTGGCAAATTTATTGAATTTGCTTGGGCAGCGTCGTAATGACGGTGAAAAAGATGTAATTGCGTTAGAGTTCAAATGAAAACATTTCCATTAAAGCACAGGGTCGCCATGACTAGAAATTCGCTACGCCAACCTATCCAGCAATTGTCTGCATTGACTGGTGCGGCAATATTGACAGCCGGTTTCTTGATGGCACCTATGGCCATGGCACAAGACCCGTCAAAAAATACGGTCGATATCAACCTGGTTGGCGCGGATATAGAGTCGGCCATCAAGGCGATAGGTCACTATACCGGCGTGACTTTCATCATTGATCCACGCGTCAAGGGACAGATCAATCTGGTGTCGGAAACACCGCTGACCAAGGACCAGGCTTATAAGCTACTGACTTCCACTTTGCGTCTGCAAGGTTTTTCAGTGGTGACGGCGGACGGTTACTCCAAGGTGGTGCCAGAGTCAGATGCCAAGTTGCAGCCCGGCCCTACCCAGAATACAAGTTCAGAAAGAACAGAAACTGCCAAGGGTGACCAGGTAGTCACCCAGATCTATAAGCTGAATTATGAGTCATCCGCCAATATCGTGACGATATTGCGCCCGCTGATTTCGCCGAATAATACGATTAATGGTAACCCCAGCAATAATACGGTGGTCATTACCGATTATGCAGACAACATCAAGCGCTTGAACAAGATCATCGCTGCCCTGGATGTACCTGCAACCACAGATATGGATGTGGTCCTGATCAAGCATGCAATCGCTTCTGACATCGCCACCATGGTTTCCAAGGTCGTAGATTCGGGCGGCGGCGGTGCTGATCCTACCAAGCCGGTATTGCTGGCTGACCCGCGTTCCAATGCCATACTGGTGCGTGCTTCTTCTGTGGCGAAGGCAAACCAGATCAAGTCGCTGATCGCCAAGCTTGATCAGCCTACCTCACAGCCTGGCAATGTCCATGTGGTTTATTTAAAGAATGCTGAGGCTGAGAAGCTGGCGCAAACCTTGCGCTCCATCGTTACTGGCGATACATCTTCTTCGCGTAGTTCAAGCAGCACGATTTCCAATGCAGGCAGCGCAGCCAATGGTACCAACAGCCCTGTATCTGCAAATACTACCGGCACTGCGCAAAGCAGCATGCCATCATTCAGTAATAACAGCACAGGCAGCAGTTCTAGTGGTGGAGGTGCAGCGGGATATATCCAGGCTGACGCATCGACCAATACCCTGATCATTACCGCGAGTGAACCTGTCTACCGCAATTTGCGCACGGTGATAGAACAGCTTGATGCCCGCCGTGCCCAGGTTTATGTAGAGGCCCTGATTGTTGAGATCAGTGCAGACAAATCCAATGAGCTGGGTGTGCAATGGCTGGGTTTGTCAGGTGACAGTACCAGTAATTATCGTATAGGCGGCGGCACGTCGTTCTCTACCAAGGGAAATAATATCCTTAACCTTGCTGCAGGCAATGCCACTACTTTAGGCTCGGTGTTGCCGGGCTCAGGCTTGTCCCTTGGCTTGTTCAAACAAGTCAATGGTCAATTGGGCCTGGGCGCATTGGCGCGCGTGTTGCAGACAGATGGCAATGCCAATGTCTTGTCGATACCAAATATCGTCACGCTGGATAACGAAGAAGCCAATATTATCGTCGGTAAAAATGTCCCACTGATTACTGGTCAATTTACGACTGCATCCAGTGGTACTGCTGGTGTCAATCCTTTTCAGACCATAGACCGCAAACAGGTAGGTTTGAAGTTGAAAATCAAGCCGCAAATCTCTGAAGGTGGCACAGTCAAGCTGGCGATTTATCAGGAAGTATCGAGCGTGGATGATACGACCAATGCCGCAGGCATTATCACTAAGGAACGCTCGATCACTACCAATGTGCTGGTCGATGATGGCCAGATTATTGCGCTGGGTGGTTTGATTGAAGACAGCACTACTGATGGTGGCGAAAAAGTACCAGGTCTTGGTGATATTCCCTTGATTGGTAATCTGTTCAAATACCAGACCAGCAAGCGCTCTAAAACTAACCTGATGGTGTTCCTGCGTCCTACCGTGATACGCAACGCAGAGCAAAGCAATAATATTTCTGTTGATCGCTATGACTATATGCGTACCCAGATCGTACCTTCCAAGGATGGCGTTGCAGAGAATTTGTGGCCGTCTGCAGAAAAAGGAAAATTACTGACCACCCCTTTGCTGATCTCTCCTGAGAAAACACCGACCACAGGCAAGGAAGGCAAATAAGCCATG
This is a stretch of genomic DNA from Undibacterium sp. KW1. It encodes these proteins:
- the gspD gene encoding type II secretion system secretin GspD → MTRNSLRQPIQQLSALTGAAILTAGFLMAPMAMAQDPSKNTVDINLVGADIESAIKAIGHYTGVTFIIDPRVKGQINLVSETPLTKDQAYKLLTSTLRLQGFSVVTADGYSKVVPESDAKLQPGPTQNTSSERTETAKGDQVVTQIYKLNYESSANIVTILRPLISPNNTINGNPSNNTVVITDYADNIKRLNKIIAALDVPATTDMDVVLIKHAIASDIATMVSKVVDSGGGGADPTKPVLLADPRSNAILVRASSVAKANQIKSLIAKLDQPTSQPGNVHVVYLKNAEAEKLAQTLRSIVTGDTSSSRSSSSTISNAGSAANGTNSPVSANTTGTAQSSMPSFSNNSTGSSSSGGGAAGYIQADASTNTLIITASEPVYRNLRTVIEQLDARRAQVYVEALIVEISADKSNELGVQWLGLSGDSTSNYRIGGGTSFSTKGNNILNLAAGNATTLGSVLPGSGLSLGLFKQVNGQLGLGALARVLQTDGNANVLSIPNIVTLDNEEANIIVGKNVPLITGQFTTASSGTAGVNPFQTIDRKQVGLKLKIKPQISEGGTVKLAIYQEVSSVDDTTNAAGIITKERSITTNVLVDDGQIIALGGLIEDSTTDGGEKVPGLGDIPLIGNLFKYQTSKRSKTNLMVFLRPTVIRNAEQSNNISVDRYDYMRTQIVPSKDGVAENLWPSAEKGKLLTTPLLISPEKTPTTGKEGK
- the gspN gene encoding type II secretion system protein N, translating into MLITRRLTWILTALISVILTVVVFLPASWLGFALERQSQGRLSLGDVQGSFWQGSAFVGVAAGKVGPVTPLFPGRFQWRISPLLMLGQIKVELENSAALSAPVKIAGNFSQWQVSPSVLLLPPERLEGLGAPLNTVGPTGLLHLSWNELLFSRKNAQLSMTGHMQLELAEMASRLSPIKPLGSYQMAFDLRGTEADMQLLTMKGPMMLAGSGKMTNGRFQFSGKAWAEAGQEARLANLLNLLGQRRNDGEKDVIALEFK